The following proteins are encoded in a genomic region of Alkalibaculum bacchi:
- a CDS encoding hydrolase: MEKYVPEIMGNLRKNIITVPEIISKVSGIKIFGKRIKSILFTTDVAIIKNCNANAIIAVYPFTPQPIISHSIILASDVPVFCGVGGGTTIGKRVVNLAMDAEFQGAMGVVLNAPTPNRVVRMVKDRIDIPIILTVVSINTDFKERIEAGATIFNVSAGSHTPDVVKRIREEFPFFPIIATGGPNDESILKTIEAGANAITYTPPSTSSIFKKMMNDYRQE, from the coding sequence ATGGAAAAGTATGTACCTGAAATAATGGGTAATCTTAGAAAAAATATTATCACTGTACCTGAAATCATCTCAAAAGTAAGTGGAATTAAAATATTTGGCAAAAGAATCAAATCTATTTTATTTACTACAGATGTAGCTATAATAAAAAATTGTAATGCTAATGCGATTATTGCCGTATACCCCTTTACACCTCAACCAATTATTTCTCATTCTATTATATTAGCATCCGATGTTCCCGTTTTTTGCGGTGTAGGTGGAGGCACTACTATAGGAAAAAGGGTTGTCAATCTAGCAATGGATGCTGAGTTTCAGGGTGCTATGGGGGTGGTGCTAAATGCACCTACACCAAATAGAGTTGTTCGCATGGTTAAAGATCGGATTGATATTCCTATTATTTTAACTGTTGTATCTATAAACACCGACTTTAAGGAACGAATTGAAGCAGGTGCTACCATATTTAATGTTTCTGCAGGTAGTCATACTCCGGATGTGGTTAAGCGCATTCGAGAGGAATTCCCTTTCTTTCCGATTATAGCTACTGGTGGACCTAATGATGAAAGCATTCTAAAAACTATTGAGGCAGGAGCAAATGCCATTACATACACTCCTCCTTCAACAAGCAGTATCTTCAAAAAGATGATGAATGATTATCGCCAAGAATAA
- a CDS encoding amidohydrolase — protein MLYIINGHIMTMNKENYNCGTIVIDNEKIVKIGENISISPKEEDIVIDATNLWVMPGLIDAHCHIGITEEKKGIEGDDCNEESTPITPYLRAIDAINPLDPAFHNALQSGITSVMTGPGSANIVGGQSAYIKTHGRNIDDMIVKAPAAMKISFGENTKNLYRSKDKAPNTRMAIASMLREEICRAMNYKNKKEKAIESGENFEEEFKLEPWLPVLEGKIPLKAHVHRCDDIQTAIRIAKEFNLNMTLDHCTEGHIIADEITKSGFDVIVGPDLASRNKLECKNADFKTSGVLAKKGVRVAIATDHPVSLIQYLPICAGLAAKKGLGIEEGLKAITINPAIICGVDNRVGSLECGKDADIAIFTGNPMEVFTDSVYTIVDGVVAYKAE, from the coding sequence ATGCTATACATTATAAATGGTCATATAATGACTATGAATAAAGAGAATTACAATTGCGGAACCATTGTCATCGACAATGAAAAAATTGTTAAGATTGGTGAAAATATATCCATATCACCAAAAGAAGAAGATATCGTGATCGATGCAACCAATTTGTGGGTAATGCCTGGATTAATTGATGCCCATTGTCATATCGGCATTACAGAAGAAAAGAAAGGAATTGAAGGCGATGATTGTAATGAAGAATCTACCCCTATCACGCCTTATTTAAGAGCTATAGATGCAATCAATCCCTTAGATCCAGCTTTTCACAATGCCCTACAATCAGGTATTACATCGGTTATGACAGGACCTGGCAGTGCCAATATCGTAGGAGGCCAATCGGCGTATATTAAGACTCATGGGCGAAACATAGACGATATGATAGTCAAAGCTCCTGCTGCCATGAAAATATCTTTTGGAGAAAATACCAAAAATTTATACAGAAGCAAAGACAAAGCTCCGAATACCCGTATGGCAATAGCCTCAATGCTCCGCGAGGAAATTTGCCGTGCAATGAATTATAAAAATAAGAAAGAAAAAGCCATTGAAAGTGGAGAAAATTTTGAAGAGGAGTTCAAATTAGAACCTTGGTTACCTGTATTAGAAGGCAAAATCCCCCTAAAAGCTCATGTTCACCGCTGTGATGATATTCAAACTGCCATTCGAATCGCAAAAGAATTTAATTTGAATATGACTCTAGATCATTGTACAGAAGGACATATTATTGCTGACGAAATAACGAAAAGTGGCTTTGACGTTATTGTTGGACCTGATTTGGCCTCAAGAAATAAATTAGAGTGTAAAAACGCTGATTTTAAGACATCTGGGGTATTAGCTAAAAAAGGAGTTCGGGTAGCTATTGCCACAGATCATCCTGTCTCTTTAATTCAATACCTCCCTATTTGCGCTGGTTTAGCTGCTAAAAAAGGTTTAGGAATAGAAGAAGGTCTTAAGGCGATTACGATTAACCCTGCAATCATATGTGGCGTAGATAATCGTGTAGGGAGTCTTGAATGTGGAAAAGATGCTGACATAGCAATATTCACAGGAAATCCTATGGAAGTTTTCACTGATTCTGTGTACACCATAGTAGATGGAGTCGTAGCCTATAAAGCAGAATAG
- a CDS encoding multicopper oxidase family protein gives MKDYSDNTIETRIDPSKPETIPKFVDSLPKPLIARPAEGKEDSSCREIFYNISMKEKKHKFHRYFPPTTIWGYNGMYPGPTIEVEKDVPVKVKWQNRLPDKHFLPIDRTLHGTMNTPDVRTVVHLHGANVSSHSDGHPDAWYTNNCGKVGYAFKRKVYEYTNHQPAATMWYHDHAVGITRLNVYAGLAGFYLIRDELEKRLNLPCGDYEIPLLIQDKTFNPDGSLHYPDNATPEVPAPIPSTPSFFFGNTIVVNGKLWPYLKVEPRKYRFRMLNGSNTRAYNLQLDNGAVFHQIGTDLGLLQHPVTIESFAFEPAERMDLIIDFSKYKGKEITLINTNPGASGSPHTDVIMKFIVGYECESKDRSEIPHELYPYHHLDAARATKERTMTLASKPDPHYEGRVLHLLNDSMWSDPCTEIVKKDSVEIWHIRNTFFVPHPIHVHLVNFEILGRKTVTDKDFDRDGNYIFKPETLEKPLPFETGLKDVVRTEPNQVTSIIMHFKEHVGDYVWHCHILEHEDNDMMRPLKVIE, from the coding sequence ATGAAAGATTACTCAGATAATACAATAGAAACAAGGATAGATCCTTCAAAACCAGAAACGATACCCAAATTTGTTGACTCTCTTCCAAAACCATTGATTGCAAGACCCGCTGAAGGAAAGGAAGATTCATCTTGCAGAGAGATATTTTATAATATATCGATGAAAGAGAAAAAACACAAATTTCATCGATATTTTCCACCCACTACAATTTGGGGGTATAATGGAATGTATCCTGGACCAACTATTGAAGTAGAAAAAGACGTTCCAGTTAAAGTCAAATGGCAAAACCGTCTTCCAGATAAACATTTTTTACCAATAGATCGTACTCTTCATGGAACAATGAATACACCTGATGTTCGAACAGTAGTCCACCTTCATGGGGCAAATGTAAGTTCTCATAGCGATGGACATCCAGATGCTTGGTATACGAATAATTGTGGAAAGGTAGGCTATGCTTTTAAGAGAAAAGTATATGAATATACGAATCACCAACCTGCAGCAACTATGTGGTATCACGATCATGCAGTTGGTATTACTAGGTTAAATGTATACGCTGGTTTAGCCGGATTTTATCTTATTCGGGATGAACTTGAAAAGAGACTCAATCTACCATGTGGAGATTATGAAATACCTTTGCTTATCCAAGACAAGACATTTAATCCTGATGGATCTCTCCACTATCCTGATAATGCCACACCAGAAGTACCTGCTCCGATACCATCTACGCCATCATTTTTCTTTGGAAATACCATTGTTGTAAATGGAAAGCTCTGGCCGTATTTAAAAGTAGAACCTCGTAAGTATCGATTTAGAATGCTAAATGGTTCAAATACTCGAGCTTACAATCTTCAACTAGATAATGGAGCTGTTTTCCACCAGATTGGAACGGACTTAGGGCTGCTACAACACCCAGTGACAATAGAATCTTTCGCTTTTGAGCCAGCTGAAAGAATGGATTTGATTATTGACTTTTCGAAATACAAAGGTAAGGAAATAACCTTAATCAATACCAATCCGGGAGCTAGTGGCTCACCGCATACAGATGTTATAATGAAATTTATTGTAGGATATGAATGTGAATCAAAGGATAGAAGTGAAATTCCACATGAATTATATCCTTATCATCACCTAGATGCAGCAAGAGCTACTAAAGAAAGGACAATGACCTTAGCTTCTAAACCTGATCCTCATTATGAGGGTAGAGTACTACATCTATTGAATGATAGCATGTGGAGTGATCCATGTACAGAAATTGTAAAGAAAGACAGTGTTGAAATATGGCATATTCGTAATACTTTTTTTGTTCCACATCCTATTCATGTCCATCTAGTGAATTTTGAAATACTAGGAAGAAAAACTGTAACGGATAAAGACTTTGATAGGGATGGAAATTATATTTTTAAGCCCGAAACTCTCGAGAAACCGTTACCTTTTGAAACAGGTTTAAAAGACGTAGTTCGAACAGAGCCAAATCAAGTAACGTCCATCATAATGCATTTTAAGGAACATGTTGGAGATTATGTTTGGCATTGTCATATATTAGAACATGAAGATAACGATATGATGAGACCATTAAAAGTTATTGAATAA
- a CDS encoding uroporphyrinogen decarboxylase family protein, translating to MLTKRQNLKEVLKGGKPDRFVKQYEAFKLIMNTPITRLKPPIGGQIVNEWGVTTRWPEGQIGAFPVHDEEHTLVKDITKWRDVVKAPNIIHPEEAWADAIATANAVDRNEQYVTVFVAPGLFEHVHYLMSMEEALMAYYEEPEAMHELIEYITEWELKLAKEFIDHLHPDAVFHHDDWGSQINSFISPDMFEEFFVPAYKKIYGYYKENGVEVIIHHSDSYAANLVPYMIEMGIDIWQGVMNTNNIPELIKNYGGKITFMGGIHSGQVDFPDWTHEIVAEHVEKACRENGKLYFIPSHSAGGDNSCFPGVYDVINEEIDRMSKEMFI from the coding sequence ATGTTAACCAAGAGACAGAATTTGAAAGAAGTATTAAAAGGTGGAAAACCAGATCGCTTTGTAAAGCAATACGAAGCTTTTAAACTAATAATGAACACGCCAATTACTCGTCTTAAACCACCAATAGGGGGACAAATCGTCAATGAATGGGGCGTTACGACAAGATGGCCAGAAGGTCAAATTGGTGCATTCCCAGTACACGATGAAGAACATACTCTGGTTAAAGATATTACTAAATGGAGAGATGTAGTAAAAGCACCAAATATTATTCACCCTGAAGAAGCTTGGGCTGATGCCATTGCAACTGCAAATGCTGTAGACCGTAATGAGCAATATGTAACTGTATTTGTAGCACCAGGTCTTTTCGAACACGTTCATTATCTTATGAGTATGGAAGAAGCTTTAATGGCGTATTATGAGGAACCAGAAGCAATGCATGAATTAATAGAATACATAACAGAATGGGAACTTAAGCTTGCTAAAGAGTTTATCGATCATCTACATCCAGATGCTGTTTTTCATCATGACGATTGGGGTAGCCAAATAAACTCCTTTATTTCTCCTGATATGTTTGAAGAGTTTTTTGTGCCAGCATATAAGAAAATATATGGCTATTATAAAGAAAATGGCGTTGAAGTAATCATTCACCACAGCGATAGTTATGCAGCAAATTTAGTTCCTTATATGATTGAAATGGGCATTGATATTTGGCAGGGAGTTATGAATACAAATAATATACCTGAACTTATTAAAAATTATGGTGGAAAAATCACCTTTATGGGAGGCATTCACAGTGGTCAAGTAGATTTTCCAGACTGGACACATGAAATAGTCGCTGAACATGTAGAAAAAGCTTGCCGAGAAAACGGTAAACTATACTTTATTCCATCTCATAGCGCTGGCGGAGATAATAGCTGTTTCCCTGGAGTATATGATGTGATTAATGAAGAAATTGATCGAATGAGTAAAGAAATGTTTATATAA